The following are encoded in a window of Perca flavescens isolate YP-PL-M2 chromosome 24, PFLA_1.0, whole genome shotgun sequence genomic DNA:
- the LOC114550657 gene encoding uncharacterized protein LOC114550657 — protein MIICHLFEAVPFSPCLASATLTSHTHLTLSSLTCRVCWITCTFWTALLKACSEAKLKVFSVQQLMKMLPLLILAGLLFKACTSQITGYGNTTADYGSDAYYRCTANPTGVLQVTWQRLFKDDSIENLATYSKRFGQQVNEPYRGKVIFTEASLNSTSITLANVTWADESCYICSFNVYPDGSKRKQTCLTVRGISRFKTEVQVPSREQDDEYVKVVFSCSATGKPAPTIQWDFSPGATPAHQPRTTTVTNSDHTFTSSSNITLQVPTNWKGNVDCLLNTGVTGQRRERIPFSLPEEKEKEEDGLTSVIETQQTVMAAVGEEAQLNCQLMQSKDVLQVTWQKLLPEGEKNLATYNKYFGQKVNAGFEEKVEFKCAGLQNSSIVIRKVTEQDEGCYRCLFNIYPEGALTATTCLLLYELHEPILHVGESISPEEAVVSCSATGRPAPTVTLTVPHHNSSSVTNTNGTVTVTTTAALPRLHGNSTQVGCAVRLLSGPQIEVFTMIPEIRQPSADGFYEKSISDNNDHNFTLILVLSVVMAGVCLAVIITVWLIRKHWSR, from the exons ATGATTATCTGCCACCTGTTTGAAGCTGTTCCTTTCTCTCCATGCTTGGCCAGTGCCACACTGACCAGCCACACTCACCTGACCCTGTCCAGCCTCACCTGTCGTGTTTGTTGGATCACCTGCACTTTTTG GACAGCCCTTTTAAAAGCCTGCTCAGAGGCTAAACTGAAAGTGTTCTCTGTACAACAGCTGATGAAGATGTTGCCTCTCCTGATACTGGCTGGTTTGCTGTTTAAAG CCTGCACATCGCAGATTACTGGTTATGGAAATACAACAGCTGACTATGGCAGCGATGCGTATTACAGATGCACAGCCAACCCTACAg GTGTGCTCCAGGTTACATGGCAGAGGCTTTTCAAAGACGACTCCATTGAGAATCTGGCAACCTACAGCAAGCGGTTTGGACAGCAAGTAAATGAGCCTTACAGAGGGAAAGTGATCTTCACAGAGGCGTCTCTCAACTCGACGTCGATCACTCTGGCGAATGTTACATGGGCGGATGAAAGCTGTTATATTTGCTCTTTCAACGTGTATCCCGATGGGTCCAAAAGAAAGCAGACTTGCCTCACGGTGCGAG GGATATCCAGGTTTAAAACAGAAGTGCAAGTTCCCAGCAGAGAACAGGACGACGAATACGTGAAGGTTGTGTTCAGCTGCTCTGCTACAGGTAAACCAGCTCCAACCATTCAGTGGGACTTCTCACCTGGTGCCACCCCGGCACACCAGCCACGGACTACTACAGTAACAAACAGTGACCACACTTTTACCAGCAGCAGTAACATCACTCTGCAAGTGCCCACAAACTGGAAAGGAAATGTGGATTGTCTTCTGAACACTGGAGTAACGGGACAGAGGCGGGAGAGGATTCCCTTTTCTTTAcctgaggagaaggagaaggaggaagatG GTCTAACCTCTGTGATAGAAACCCAGCAGACTGTGATGGCAGCAGTGGGAGAAGAGGCTCAGTTAAACTGTCAGCTGATGCAATCTAAAGATGTTCTGCAGGTCACATGGCAGAAACTATTACCTGAGGGGGAGAAGAATCTAGCTACTTACAACAAATACTTTGGTCAAAAGGTGAATGCTGGTTTTGAAGAGAAAGTGGAGTTTAAATGTGCTGGACTACAGAACAGCTCCATAGTCATCAGGAAGGTGACGGAGCAGGATGAAGGATGCTATCGCTGTTTGTTTAACATCTACCCTGAAGGAGCTCTCACTGCTACAACCTGCCTCCTTCTCTATG AGCTGCATGAACCTATTCTCCATGTTGGAGAATCCATCTCTCCTGAAGAGGCAGTAGTGTCCTGCTCGGCCACAGGTCGACCTGCTCCCACAGTTACACTGACTGTCCCTCACCACAACTCTTCCAGTGTCACCAACACCAACGGTACAGTCACTGTCACCACTACAGCTGCGCTGCCTcgtctccatggcaacagcaCACAGGTTGGATGTGCAGTGCGATTGCTCTCTGGTCCTCAGATAGAGGTGTTTACCATGATTCCTGAGATCAGACAGCCGTCTGCTGATG gtttttatgAGAAATCTATCTCTGATAACAATGATCACA ATTTCACTTTGATCCTTGTCTTGTCTGTGGTAATGGCCGGTGTTTGTCTTGCTGTAATCATCACCGTCTGGCTCATAAGAAAACATTGGAGCCGGTAA
- the LOC114551195 gene encoding uncharacterized protein LOC114551195, which yields MDHWKLWLVHLLPLCFCFDNEVTFVTTTGRDPYVARLCTIDSWRDGTLIRCKISRERRRGDDCFVAYPPGGEDLFTICESRFTLMMVNQTVFLHLTGLTPVDSGNYICVCPYPDGKDILRLNITVEVLRSRILLITMIGFACIIVSVVAIGHILRKKHCRHNTRSGAPVCETPVSLDQNDPDDPDDPYTSLQQPADDLYQTFSSVHRQHDNKRNSASNSIVTVHLGNEEIDERETAIYQNI from the exons ATGGATCACTGGAAACTCTGGCTTGTTCATCTTCTCCCACTGTGTTTCTGTTTTGACAACGAAG TGACTTTTGTGACAACCACAGGGAGGGATCCATATGTGGCTCGGCTATGCACCATTGACTCCTGGCGTGATGGCACACTTATCCGTTGTAAGATCAGTAGAGAAAGGAGAAGGGGAGACGACTGTTTTGTGGCGTATCCTCCGGGTGGAGAGGACTTGTTTACAATATGTGAATCTAGGTTCACTTTAATGATGGTGAATCAGACTGTATTTCTCCACCTGACTGGGTTAACACCAGTGGACAGTGGGAactacatctgtgtgtgtccatatCCTGATGGAAAAGATATTCTCCGTCTCAATATCACTGTGGAAG TGCTTAGGTCCAGGATACTGCTCATTACTATGATTGGTTTTGCATGCATCATTGTGTCCGTAGTTGCCATTGGACATAtcctgagaaaaaaacattgcag ACACAATACGAGGTCAGGAGCACCTGTCTGTGAAACCCCCGTCTCTTTG GACCAAAATGACCCAGATGACCCCGATGACCCCTACACAAGCCTCCAGCAGCCAGCCGATGATCTCTACCAGACCTTCTCCTCGGTCCACCGTCAACACGACAACAAGAGGAATTCAGCCAGCAACAGCATAGTGACTGTCCATCTGGGTAATGAGGAAATAGATGAAAGAGAGACTGCAATCTATCAAAATATCTGA